The following coding sequences are from one Streptomyces dengpaensis window:
- a CDS encoding helix-turn-helix domain-containing protein — translation MQIDSTTCRVDPPSLRVAREAKGLTLRAAAKDSGIDPGHLSKVERGEKQLSIEALYRLALVVDLDELAGHLKPLLPREVAA, via the coding sequence ATGCAGATCGATTCCACCACCTGCAGAGTGGATCCGCCTTCGCTGCGCGTTGCTCGGGAGGCCAAAGGCCTGACCTTGCGGGCCGCAGCGAAAGACTCCGGGATCGACCCGGGTCACCTGTCCAAGGTGGAGCGCGGCGAAAAGCAGCTCTCCATCGAAGCGCTCTACCGCCTGGCCCTCGTCGTCGACCTGGACGAACTCGCCGGGCACCTCAAGCCACTACTGCCGCGGGAAGTCGCGGCATGA
- a CDS encoding DUF6907 domain-containing protein, protein MATIARPSAASTATPAPAEQSISTFFHVEAMNDLDNGQPTLIASSEANHGDLQVVTADQVIAKAAEQHRLISKAVRLALDHEAAGQQIPADKPRTWTVADSDTGMPLNVTCMSGCNTLHLEAASGQAPADEIWCVQYDQANTTELAIGCGNSDLGDWATLSVQIKTEPFHADPAKRIPHASIEVTEDHYIEDLDPDALAVVIDKLERRTAQMRVRHAELVRIRDEYLGRQA, encoded by the coding sequence ATGGCAACTATCGCACGTCCTTCAGCGGCGTCAACGGCGACGCCGGCCCCGGCCGAGCAGAGCATCAGCACCTTCTTCCACGTCGAGGCCATGAACGACCTCGACAACGGCCAGCCCACGCTGATCGCCAGCAGCGAGGCCAACCACGGTGACCTTCAGGTGGTCACCGCGGACCAGGTCATCGCAAAGGCCGCCGAGCAGCACCGGCTGATCAGCAAGGCGGTCCGGCTCGCCCTCGACCACGAGGCCGCCGGCCAGCAGATACCGGCGGACAAGCCCCGCACCTGGACCGTCGCCGACAGCGACACCGGGATGCCGCTGAACGTCACCTGCATGAGCGGCTGCAACACCCTCCACCTGGAGGCTGCGTCGGGCCAGGCGCCCGCCGACGAGATCTGGTGCGTCCAGTACGACCAGGCCAACACCACCGAGCTGGCGATCGGATGCGGCAACAGCGACCTTGGCGACTGGGCCACGCTCAGCGTGCAGATCAAGACGGAACCGTTCCACGCGGACCCCGCCAAGCGCATCCCGCACGCCTCCATCGAGGTCACCGAGGACCACTACATCGAAGACCTCGACCCCGACGCCCTCGCCGTCGTCATCGACAAGCTCGAACGCCGCACCGCGCAGATGCGCGTCCGGCACGCCGAGCTGGTCCGCATCCGCGACGAGTACCTCGGACGGCAGGCGTGA
- a CDS encoding DNA-binding protein, with protein MKDRLFTVAQMYDQPPLMPLWPDFGRGVCQLAESTTFQLAAEGRLPVETVRLGRKRYVRTIDVLTWLHLPTNDDSAGYQPAPPVEQSATTSSSK; from the coding sequence ATGAAAGACCGGCTGTTCACCGTCGCTCAGATGTACGACCAGCCGCCGCTCATGCCCCTGTGGCCGGACTTCGGCCGGGGCGTCTGCCAGCTAGCCGAGAGCACCACGTTCCAGCTGGCCGCAGAGGGCCGCCTCCCTGTCGAGACGGTCCGCCTCGGGCGCAAGCGCTACGTGCGGACGATCGACGTCCTCACCTGGCTCCACCTGCCCACAAACGACGACAGCGCCGGGTACCAGCCGGCGCCGCCTGTCGAGCAATCCGCAACCACAAGTTCCAGCAAGTAG